Proteins from one Poecile atricapillus isolate bPoeAtr1 chromosome 6, bPoeAtr1.hap1, whole genome shotgun sequence genomic window:
- the PPRC1 gene encoding peroxisome proliferator-activated receptor gamma coactivator-related protein 1 isoform X3: MAARRGGAVSAANGAGAGGGAAAAAPRSLASGGALREPPFRAGSPLQQCFSLEEDDLNLTSLDAETILEAEEILGTMQNYLDSSVISIIEDFSLSESKACLDAQNELSLLTAITEILDSTDDETLSPFDTIMDAELLTSPRERENPSFQKFLTLSRPLLECESPTLEQPKALRPLSSSSSSVSVVGKIDTDVAWDRAAHGLEDPMLPKKQVCSTPRVERKAGWHRVREQPLPQRSDGEEEEEDAALGLELGSSMGAVDFCVSEAGAVLEEHEDPCIINTGDVSLSELVKSMHPYCLPTFTVCLDPDTEPVAKELLSSPVLLEIVPREGESVEIPVVLQPLTPSSSDLEPQLLGVEESTRESIPEDRGELPGAPNQKNGVEEEEKKLPGKEPSCTVPDATSPLETAASGASGPNGSSWHSTEAPADGKRQGSEKGRGRERARKSRKKKTEEGQSKQARPGRDCVAHRLRSTGSGQPHVQPAITRQRAECPSVQVSDFLAQQLERARKEGQMELHAERAPCPRGRPRSTAGVFLPKKVKQELQKEPAPETVSVALEKIKTLAPLEKTAPSVEGQPAAACPSLTDQAGDQGDAQPSAKQSSGVSEAASQLHEQGVRLEPTQSLPAAEPSEGLPKEAKPKALSLREYRIRMLHRQLSTDGSQEGKKQVASKWPSVPEPPTELAEIPCLVSPMRSATEADGAQKGLDKPTSPAAVPSPASKAPTALTSAPAPATALPPPSTPMPFVAPNVPPAAGVAPTGMPPASAGAYALYPPVPSWPCFSPQPMGCHGLPPPPSASSSSTFHMVPGLPPPAMAWPPPPVPPPPPFGPGGPYAPVGWAPPSYWPGIPVPPPVPSLAYRDPGAAVQAAPTFPAGSHPGTALLHGQPPATPMLSCPEPPAFPAQSPAAPTSEMGAAGGPARPVTGRVSGPRRQAQLAGESSLPKAPLAPAPAQPLPAPSAATAQPSRIPPAVPVPQAVPTQPLEESQTAVPNQLPKAPPAATCCPEEVSPIPVGESPGTHAMEKAVGPGKEAVEKALLEPKAAAGQELPGQKSTSQAVALPRKAGRESSLPTKAPTVRPWRHQPLLSPAQPSDGSKDIVQAFISEIGIEATDLSSLLEQFEKSEAKKEEIAQPPEEGLLTGSSGTEIQQDAPTQQDRKPPDGLQASELANVAGLTPPATPPHQLWKPLPAVSLLAKTKSPGSMPQEGLQKTTKLMTAKPLLPNKIQVKSMVPAPAGTAPSHVCSGDHDYCILGTPRPESSNIPGTQPPAKGGSRWNVKHHRDITIKPISSLTKRTLDQPEPTPPAPNTTMGHSQEPLGMACLAPLDYRTTIPNKATTGCSSPPTSVLLSPAASPCRDQEVRIPSAQPSHAAAKRSLRCYRRPQDSPSTDSWRAGRSRASRSFSSSSDGASESSSSSSSSSSRSRSRSLSPPPKRWRRYRSRCSHSSSSRSSCGSCGRSRDRSSSSSSTSSYSSRSTSRSQSRSPSPRRRSNRWRRYSYDAQDHYQRQRILQKERAIEERRVVFIGKIPSRMTRSELRHRFSVFGDIEECTLHFRSEGDNYGFVTYRYAEEAFAAIESGHKLRRPDEQPFDLCFGGRRQFCRRNYADLDSNREDFDPAPVKSKFDSLDFDTLLQQAQRSLRR; this comes from the exons atggcggcgcggcggggcggaGCGGTGTCCGCCGCCAACGGCGCCGGGGCCGGTGGCggtgccgccgctgccgctccGCGGAGCCTGGCGAGCGGCGGAGCCTTGCGCGAGCCGCCTTTCCGGGCCGGCAGCCCCCTGCAG CAGTGCTTTTCCCTTGAGGAGGATGACCTGAACTTAACATCGTTGGATGCAGAAACCATCTTAGAAGCTGAAGAGATCCTGGGGACAATGCAGAACTATCTCGACTCCTCTGTGATCTCCATCATTGAGGATTTTTCTCTGAGCGAG AGCAAGGCCTGCCTGGATGCACAGAACGAACTGTCCCTGCTGACTGCCATCACTGAGATCCTGGACAGCACAGATGATGAGACCCTGTCTCCCTTTGACACCATCATGGATGCAGAGCTGCTAACCTCACCTCGTGAGCGGGAGAATCCCTCA TTTCAGAAGTTTCTCACCTTATCTCGCCCATTGTTGGAGTGCGAGAGCCCTACCCTGGAACAGCCTAAGGCTCTCAGgcctctcagcagcagcagcagcagcgtctctgtggttgggaag ATTGACACAGATGTGGCTTGGGACCGTGCTGCTCATGGCCTCGAGGACCCAATGCTGCCAAAGAAGCAAGTCTGCAGCACCCCGAGGGTTGAGCGGAAGGCGGGCTGGCACCGAGTCCGAGAGCAGCCCCTGCCACAGCGCAGTGatggggaggaagaagaggaggatgCTGCCTTGGGCCTGGAGCTAGGCAGCAGCATGGGGGCTGTGGATTTCTGTGTGAGTGaggctggggcagtgctggaggagcaTGAAGACCCCTGCATCATCAATACGGGTGATGTATCCCTTAGTGAGCTGGTGAAGTCCATGCACCCCTACTGCCTGCCCACCTTTACTGTGTGCCTGGACCCTGACACTGAGCCTGTGGCCAAAGAACTTCTGAGCAGTCCTGTCTTGCTGGAAATTGTGCCTCGAGAGGGAGAGAGTGTGGAGATCCCTGTGGTCCTGCAGCCCTTGACTCCCAGCTCCTCTGACCTGgagccccagctcctgggagtAGAGGAGAGTACCAGGGAGTCAATCCCAGAAGATCGaggggagctgccaggagctccaaaccagaaaaatggggtggaagaggaggagaaaaaactgCCTGGGAAGGAGCCTTCATGCACTGTCCCAGATGCCACCTCCCCACTGGAGACAGCGGCATCTGGAGCCTCAGGTCCCAatggcagctcctggcacagtACAGAGGCCCCTGCAGATGGAAAACGTCAAGGCTCTGAGAAGGGACGGGGCCGTGAGAGAGCAAGGAAGAGTcgaaaaaagaaaacagaggagGGCCAAAGCAAGCAGGCCAGGCCTGGCAGGGACTGCGTAGCCCACCGGCTCCGTTCCACTGGCTCTGGACAGCCCCATGTCCAGCCAGCCATCACCCGGCAGCGGGCAGAGTGTCCCTCTGTTCAGGTCTCAGACTTCTTGGCTCAACAGCTGGAACGAGCCCGGAAGGAGGGGCAGATGGAGCTGCATGCTGAGCGAGCACCATGCCCCCGGGGCAGGCCTCGGAGCACAGCAGGGGTCTTCCTGCCCAAGAAAGtgaagcaggagctgcagaaggagcCAGCACCAGAAACAGTCAGTGTGGCCCTGGAGAAGATCAAGACTCTGGCACCCCTGGAGAAGACTGCACCAAGCGTGGAGgggcagccagcagctgcaTGTCCCAGCCTGACAGACCAGGCAGGGGACCAGGGAGATGCGCAGCCATCTGCCAAACAGAGCAGTGGGGTCTCGGAGGCTGCCTCTCAGCTCCATGAGCAAGGTGTTAGGCTGGAGCCTACCCAGagcctgccagcagcagagccgaGTGAAGGCCTGCCTAAGGAAGCCAAGCCCAAGGCCCTGAGCCTGCGTGAGTACCGCATCCGCATGCTGCACCGTCAGCTCAGCACGGATGGCAGCCAGGAAGGCAAGAAGCAAGTGGCCAGCAAGTGGCCCAGTGTCCCTGAGCCTCCGACAGAGCTGGCAGAAATCCCCTGCCTGGTGTCACCCATGCGCTCTGCCACCGAGGCAGACGGTGCTCAGAAGGGACTAGACAAAcccaccagccctgctgctgtcccttctCCTGCCAGCAAAGCTCCCACTGCTCTGACTTCAGCCCCAGCAcctgccacagctctgccacccCCATCAACACCAATGCCTTTTGTTGCACCAAACGTGCCCCCAGCTGCTGGGGTGGCCCCCACTGGGATGCCGCCAGCCTCTGCCGGTGCTTATGCCCTTTACCCACCAGTGCCTTCCTGGCCCTGCTTCAGCCCGCAGCCCATGGGTTGCCATGGTTTGCCCCCACCACCCAGTGCCAGCTCCTCCAGTACTTTTCACATGGTGCCTGGCCTCCCACCTCCAGCCATGGCCTGGCCCCCTCCACCTGTGCCACCCCCGCCTCCATTTGGCCCAGGTGGCCCATATGCCCCAGTTGGGTGGGCACCACCATCCTACTGGCCAGGAATCCCCGTGCCGCCTCCGGTGCCTTCCCTTGCATACAGGGACCCCGGAGCAGCAGTGCAGGCCGCCCCCACCTTCCCAGCTGGCAGccaccctggcacagcccttCTGCATGGGCAGCCTCCTGCCACCCCTATGctcagctgcccagagccacCAGCCTTCCCTGCCCAGTCGCCTGCTGCCCCAACCAGCGAGATGGGGGCTGCAGGTGGCCCAGCCAGGCCAGTGACTGGCAGGGTGTCAGGCCCCAGGAGGCAGGCACAGCTGGCAGGAGAGAGCTCTCTACCCAAGGCCCCtctggctccagccccagcccagcccctgccagccccctcagctgccactgcccagcccagcaggatccctcctgcagtgccagtcccccaggctgtccccacccaGCCTCTGGAGGAGTCCCAAACTGCAGTGCCCAACCAGCTCCCAAAGGCCCCTCCAGCTGCCACCTGCTGCCCAGAAGAGGTGTCTCCCATCCCTGTTGGGGAGTCCCCTGGCACCCATGCCATGGAGAAGGCTGTAGGGCCAGGCAAGGAGGCAGTGGAGAAAGCCCTGTTGGAGCCTAaggcagctgctgggcaggagtTGCCTGGCCAAAAATCCACCTCCCAGGCTGTGGCACTACCACGGAAAGCAGGTCGAGAGAGCAGCCTTCCCACCAAGGCACCCACTGTGCGGCCATGGAGGCACCAGCCActcctcagcccagcccagcccagcgaTGGCAGCAAGGACATTGTGCAAGCCTTCATCAGCGAGATCG GGATTGAAGCCACCGACCTGTCCAGCCTGCTGGAGCAGTTTGAGAAGTCTGAAG CCAAGAAGGAGGAAATTGCACAGCCCCCTGAGGAAGGGCTGCTGACAGGGAGTTCTGG GACTGAGATCCAGCAGGATGCACCaacccagcaggacaggaagCCCCCAGATGGCCTGCAGGCCTCTGAGCTGGCCAATGTGGCAG GCCTCACACCCCCAGCGACACCTCCTCACCAGCTCTGGAAGCCTTTGCCTGCTGTCTCACTTCTGGCCAAGACCAAGTCGCCTGGGTCCATGCCCCAGGAAGGCCTCCAGAAGACGACCAAGCTGATGACAGCCAAGCCACTGCTCCCAAATAAGATCCAAGTGAAGAGCATGGTGCCAGCCCCTGCcggcacagcccccagccacGTTTGCTCAGGAGACCATGACTACTGCATCCTGGGTACACCACGGCCCGAGAGCAGCAATATCCCTGGCACGCAGCCCCCTGCCAAAGGTGGCTCCCGCTGGAATGTCAAACACCACCGGGACATCACTATCAAACCCATCTCCTCCTTAACTAAACGGACGCTGGACCAACCTGAGCCAACCCCACCAGCCCCTAACACCACCAtggggcacagccaggagccCCTGGGGATGGCCTGCCTAGCTCCCCTGGATTATCGGACTACCATCCCCAACAAGGCCACCACTGGGTGCAGTAGTCCCCCCACCTCAGTGCTCCTGTCTCCAGCTGCATCCCCCTGCCGGGACCAGGAGGTGCGGattcccagtgcccagcccagccatgcTGCTGCCAAGAGGTCCCTGCGCTGCTACCGGAGACCCCAGGACTCGCCCTCTACTGACAGCTGGAGGGCTGGCCGGAGCCGTGCCAGCCGTTCTTTCAGCTCCAGTTCGGATGGAGCTAGTGAGTCCTCgtcttcatcttcatcctcgTCCTCCCGATCCCGGTCACGGTCGctctccccaccccccaaacGGTGGCGAAG GTACCGCTCAAGATGttcccacagctcctcctctCGCTCCAGCTGTGGGTCATGTGGCAGGTCCCGGGACAggtcctcatcctcatcatcaaCATCCTCCTACTCATCCAGGTCCACATCCCGCAGCCAGTCCCGCTCCCCCTCACCCCGCAGGAGGAGTAACAGGTGGAGAAG ATACAGTTATGATGCGCAGGACCACTACCAAAGGCAGAGGATCCTCCAGAAAGAACGTGCAATA gaggagagGCGAGTTGTGTTTATCGGCAAGATCCCCAGCAGAATGACACGGTCGGAGCTGCGGCACCGCTTCTCTGtatttggggacattgaggagTGTACCTTGCATTTCCGCTCCGAGGG GGATAACTATGGCTTTGTCACCTACCGCTATGCTGAGGAAGCCTTTGCCGCCATTGAGAGTGGACACAAGCTGCGGCGCCCAGACGAGCAGCCCTTCGACTTGTGTTTTGGTGGCCGCAGGCAGTTCTGCAGGAGGAATTACGCCGACTTGG ATTCAAACCGGGAGGATTTTGACCCAGCTCCAGTCAAGAGCAAGTTTGACTCCCTGGACTTCGACactctgctgcagcaggcacagcgCAGCCTGCGGAGGTAG
- the PPRC1 gene encoding peroxisome proliferator-activated receptor gamma coactivator-related protein 1 isoform X2 has protein sequence MAARRGGAVSAANGAGAGGGAAAAAPRSLASGGALREPPFRAGSPLQCFSLEEDDLNLTSLDAETILEAEEILGTMQNYLDSSVISIIEDFSLSEQSKACLDAQNELSLLTAITEILDSTDDETLSPFDTIMDAELLTSPRERENPSFQKFLTLSRPLLECESPTLEQPKALRPLSSSSSSVSVVGKIDTDVAWDRAAHGLEDPMLPKKQVCSTPRVERKAGWHRVREQPLPQRSDGEEEEEDAALGLELGSSMGAVDFCVSEAGAVLEEHEDPCIINTGDVSLSELVKSMHPYCLPTFTVCLDPDTEPVAKELLSSPVLLEIVPREGESVEIPVVLQPLTPSSSDLEPQLLGVEESTRESIPEDRGELPGAPNQKNGVEEEEKKLPGKEPSCTVPDATSPLETAASGASGPNGSSWHSTEAPADGKRQGSEKGRGRERARKSRKKKTEEGQSKQARPGRDCVAHRLRSTGSGQPHVQPAITRQRAECPSVQVSDFLAQQLERARKEGQMELHAERAPCPRGRPRSTAGVFLPKKVKQELQKEPAPETVSVALEKIKTLAPLEKTAPSVEGQPAAACPSLTDQAGDQGDAQPSAKQSSGVSEAASQLHEQGVRLEPTQSLPAAEPSEGLPKEAKPKALSLREYRIRMLHRQLSTDGSQEGKKQVASKWPSVPEPPTELAEIPCLVSPMRSATEADGAQKGLDKPTSPAAVPSPASKAPTALTSAPAPATALPPPSTPMPFVAPNVPPAAGVAPTGMPPASAGAYALYPPVPSWPCFSPQPMGCHGLPPPPSASSSSTFHMVPGLPPPAMAWPPPPVPPPPPFGPGGPYAPVGWAPPSYWPGIPVPPPVPSLAYRDPGAAVQAAPTFPAGSHPGTALLHGQPPATPMLSCPEPPAFPAQSPAAPTSEMGAAGGPARPVTGRVSGPRRQAQLAGESSLPKAPLAPAPAQPLPAPSAATAQPSRIPPAVPVPQAVPTQPLEESQTAVPNQLPKAPPAATCCPEEVSPIPVGESPGTHAMEKAVGPGKEAVEKALLEPKAAAGQELPGQKSTSQAVALPRKAGRESSLPTKAPTVRPWRHQPLLSPAQPSDGSKDIVQAFISEIGIEATDLSSLLEQFEKSEAKKEEIAQPPEEGLLTGSSGTEIQQDAPTQQDRKPPDGLQASELANVAGLTPPATPPHQLWKPLPAVSLLAKTKSPGSMPQEGLQKTTKLMTAKPLLPNKIQVKSMVPAPAGTAPSHVCSGDHDYCILGTPRPESSNIPGTQPPAKGGSRWNVKHHRDITIKPISSLTKRTLDQPEPTPPAPNTTMGHSQEPLGMACLAPLDYRTTIPNKATTGCSSPPTSVLLSPAASPCRDQEVRIPSAQPSHAAAKRSLRCYRRPQDSPSTDSWRAGRSRASRSFSSSSDGASESSSSSSSSSSRSRSRSLSPPPKRWRRYRSRCSHSSSSRSSCGSCGRSRDRSSSSSSTSSYSSRSTSRSQSRSPSPRRRSNRWRRYSYDAQDHYQRQRILQKERAIEERRVVFIGKIPSRMTRSELRHRFSVFGDIEECTLHFRSEGDNYGFVTYRYAEEAFAAIESGHKLRRPDEQPFDLCFGGRRQFCRRNYADLDSNREDFDPAPVKSKFDSLDFDTLLQQAQRSLRR, from the exons atggcggcgcggcggggcggaGCGGTGTCCGCCGCCAACGGCGCCGGGGCCGGTGGCggtgccgccgctgccgctccGCGGAGCCTGGCGAGCGGCGGAGCCTTGCGCGAGCCGCCTTTCCGGGCCGGCAGCCCCCTGCAG TGCTTTTCCCTTGAGGAGGATGACCTGAACTTAACATCGTTGGATGCAGAAACCATCTTAGAAGCTGAAGAGATCCTGGGGACAATGCAGAACTATCTCGACTCCTCTGTGATCTCCATCATTGAGGATTTTTCTCTGAGCGAG CAGAGCAAGGCCTGCCTGGATGCACAGAACGAACTGTCCCTGCTGACTGCCATCACTGAGATCCTGGACAGCACAGATGATGAGACCCTGTCTCCCTTTGACACCATCATGGATGCAGAGCTGCTAACCTCACCTCGTGAGCGGGAGAATCCCTCA TTTCAGAAGTTTCTCACCTTATCTCGCCCATTGTTGGAGTGCGAGAGCCCTACCCTGGAACAGCCTAAGGCTCTCAGgcctctcagcagcagcagcagcagcgtctctgtggttgggaag ATTGACACAGATGTGGCTTGGGACCGTGCTGCTCATGGCCTCGAGGACCCAATGCTGCCAAAGAAGCAAGTCTGCAGCACCCCGAGGGTTGAGCGGAAGGCGGGCTGGCACCGAGTCCGAGAGCAGCCCCTGCCACAGCGCAGTGatggggaggaagaagaggaggatgCTGCCTTGGGCCTGGAGCTAGGCAGCAGCATGGGGGCTGTGGATTTCTGTGTGAGTGaggctggggcagtgctggaggagcaTGAAGACCCCTGCATCATCAATACGGGTGATGTATCCCTTAGTGAGCTGGTGAAGTCCATGCACCCCTACTGCCTGCCCACCTTTACTGTGTGCCTGGACCCTGACACTGAGCCTGTGGCCAAAGAACTTCTGAGCAGTCCTGTCTTGCTGGAAATTGTGCCTCGAGAGGGAGAGAGTGTGGAGATCCCTGTGGTCCTGCAGCCCTTGACTCCCAGCTCCTCTGACCTGgagccccagctcctgggagtAGAGGAGAGTACCAGGGAGTCAATCCCAGAAGATCGaggggagctgccaggagctccaaaccagaaaaatggggtggaagaggaggagaaaaaactgCCTGGGAAGGAGCCTTCATGCACTGTCCCAGATGCCACCTCCCCACTGGAGACAGCGGCATCTGGAGCCTCAGGTCCCAatggcagctcctggcacagtACAGAGGCCCCTGCAGATGGAAAACGTCAAGGCTCTGAGAAGGGACGGGGCCGTGAGAGAGCAAGGAAGAGTcgaaaaaagaaaacagaggagGGCCAAAGCAAGCAGGCCAGGCCTGGCAGGGACTGCGTAGCCCACCGGCTCCGTTCCACTGGCTCTGGACAGCCCCATGTCCAGCCAGCCATCACCCGGCAGCGGGCAGAGTGTCCCTCTGTTCAGGTCTCAGACTTCTTGGCTCAACAGCTGGAACGAGCCCGGAAGGAGGGGCAGATGGAGCTGCATGCTGAGCGAGCACCATGCCCCCGGGGCAGGCCTCGGAGCACAGCAGGGGTCTTCCTGCCCAAGAAAGtgaagcaggagctgcagaaggagcCAGCACCAGAAACAGTCAGTGTGGCCCTGGAGAAGATCAAGACTCTGGCACCCCTGGAGAAGACTGCACCAAGCGTGGAGgggcagccagcagctgcaTGTCCCAGCCTGACAGACCAGGCAGGGGACCAGGGAGATGCGCAGCCATCTGCCAAACAGAGCAGTGGGGTCTCGGAGGCTGCCTCTCAGCTCCATGAGCAAGGTGTTAGGCTGGAGCCTACCCAGagcctgccagcagcagagccgaGTGAAGGCCTGCCTAAGGAAGCCAAGCCCAAGGCCCTGAGCCTGCGTGAGTACCGCATCCGCATGCTGCACCGTCAGCTCAGCACGGATGGCAGCCAGGAAGGCAAGAAGCAAGTGGCCAGCAAGTGGCCCAGTGTCCCTGAGCCTCCGACAGAGCTGGCAGAAATCCCCTGCCTGGTGTCACCCATGCGCTCTGCCACCGAGGCAGACGGTGCTCAGAAGGGACTAGACAAAcccaccagccctgctgctgtcccttctCCTGCCAGCAAAGCTCCCACTGCTCTGACTTCAGCCCCAGCAcctgccacagctctgccacccCCATCAACACCAATGCCTTTTGTTGCACCAAACGTGCCCCCAGCTGCTGGGGTGGCCCCCACTGGGATGCCGCCAGCCTCTGCCGGTGCTTATGCCCTTTACCCACCAGTGCCTTCCTGGCCCTGCTTCAGCCCGCAGCCCATGGGTTGCCATGGTTTGCCCCCACCACCCAGTGCCAGCTCCTCCAGTACTTTTCACATGGTGCCTGGCCTCCCACCTCCAGCCATGGCCTGGCCCCCTCCACCTGTGCCACCCCCGCCTCCATTTGGCCCAGGTGGCCCATATGCCCCAGTTGGGTGGGCACCACCATCCTACTGGCCAGGAATCCCCGTGCCGCCTCCGGTGCCTTCCCTTGCATACAGGGACCCCGGAGCAGCAGTGCAGGCCGCCCCCACCTTCCCAGCTGGCAGccaccctggcacagcccttCTGCATGGGCAGCCTCCTGCCACCCCTATGctcagctgcccagagccacCAGCCTTCCCTGCCCAGTCGCCTGCTGCCCCAACCAGCGAGATGGGGGCTGCAGGTGGCCCAGCCAGGCCAGTGACTGGCAGGGTGTCAGGCCCCAGGAGGCAGGCACAGCTGGCAGGAGAGAGCTCTCTACCCAAGGCCCCtctggctccagccccagcccagcccctgccagccccctcagctgccactgcccagcccagcaggatccctcctgcagtgccagtcccccaggctgtccccacccaGCCTCTGGAGGAGTCCCAAACTGCAGTGCCCAACCAGCTCCCAAAGGCCCCTCCAGCTGCCACCTGCTGCCCAGAAGAGGTGTCTCCCATCCCTGTTGGGGAGTCCCCTGGCACCCATGCCATGGAGAAGGCTGTAGGGCCAGGCAAGGAGGCAGTGGAGAAAGCCCTGTTGGAGCCTAaggcagctgctgggcaggagtTGCCTGGCCAAAAATCCACCTCCCAGGCTGTGGCACTACCACGGAAAGCAGGTCGAGAGAGCAGCCTTCCCACCAAGGCACCCACTGTGCGGCCATGGAGGCACCAGCCActcctcagcccagcccagcccagcgaTGGCAGCAAGGACATTGTGCAAGCCTTCATCAGCGAGATCG GGATTGAAGCCACCGACCTGTCCAGCCTGCTGGAGCAGTTTGAGAAGTCTGAAG CCAAGAAGGAGGAAATTGCACAGCCCCCTGAGGAAGGGCTGCTGACAGGGAGTTCTGG GACTGAGATCCAGCAGGATGCACCaacccagcaggacaggaagCCCCCAGATGGCCTGCAGGCCTCTGAGCTGGCCAATGTGGCAG GCCTCACACCCCCAGCGACACCTCCTCACCAGCTCTGGAAGCCTTTGCCTGCTGTCTCACTTCTGGCCAAGACCAAGTCGCCTGGGTCCATGCCCCAGGAAGGCCTCCAGAAGACGACCAAGCTGATGACAGCCAAGCCACTGCTCCCAAATAAGATCCAAGTGAAGAGCATGGTGCCAGCCCCTGCcggcacagcccccagccacGTTTGCTCAGGAGACCATGACTACTGCATCCTGGGTACACCACGGCCCGAGAGCAGCAATATCCCTGGCACGCAGCCCCCTGCCAAAGGTGGCTCCCGCTGGAATGTCAAACACCACCGGGACATCACTATCAAACCCATCTCCTCCTTAACTAAACGGACGCTGGACCAACCTGAGCCAACCCCACCAGCCCCTAACACCACCAtggggcacagccaggagccCCTGGGGATGGCCTGCCTAGCTCCCCTGGATTATCGGACTACCATCCCCAACAAGGCCACCACTGGGTGCAGTAGTCCCCCCACCTCAGTGCTCCTGTCTCCAGCTGCATCCCCCTGCCGGGACCAGGAGGTGCGGattcccagtgcccagcccagccatgcTGCTGCCAAGAGGTCCCTGCGCTGCTACCGGAGACCCCAGGACTCGCCCTCTACTGACAGCTGGAGGGCTGGCCGGAGCCGTGCCAGCCGTTCTTTCAGCTCCAGTTCGGATGGAGCTAGTGAGTCCTCgtcttcatcttcatcctcgTCCTCCCGATCCCGGTCACGGTCGctctccccaccccccaaacGGTGGCGAAG GTACCGCTCAAGATGttcccacagctcctcctctCGCTCCAGCTGTGGGTCATGTGGCAGGTCCCGGGACAggtcctcatcctcatcatcaaCATCCTCCTACTCATCCAGGTCCACATCCCGCAGCCAGTCCCGCTCCCCCTCACCCCGCAGGAGGAGTAACAGGTGGAGAAG ATACAGTTATGATGCGCAGGACCACTACCAAAGGCAGAGGATCCTCCAGAAAGAACGTGCAATA gaggagagGCGAGTTGTGTTTATCGGCAAGATCCCCAGCAGAATGACACGGTCGGAGCTGCGGCACCGCTTCTCTGtatttggggacattgaggagTGTACCTTGCATTTCCGCTCCGAGGG GGATAACTATGGCTTTGTCACCTACCGCTATGCTGAGGAAGCCTTTGCCGCCATTGAGAGTGGACACAAGCTGCGGCGCCCAGACGAGCAGCCCTTCGACTTGTGTTTTGGTGGCCGCAGGCAGTTCTGCAGGAGGAATTACGCCGACTTGG ATTCAAACCGGGAGGATTTTGACCCAGCTCCAGTCAAGAGCAAGTTTGACTCCCTGGACTTCGACactctgctgcagcaggcacagcgCAGCCTGCGGAGGTAG